A genomic window from Paucibacter sp. KCTC 42545 includes:
- a CDS encoding DUF3320 domain-containing protein, giving the protein MNSDIATKLHASRKELLDIGLRNNLVSFKKTAKNLALLQADAREVFEAVYGEEKALSFFAAEAKPKRAGATAAKGQGAVDTGDEELGSSDLELLSELSQARALDVAAAAALDEPTAKARGKAAKVRLLTALDEERLFLQLLKMRSEAQSYVEEQGVNVLYLALGFLHWYESDSSEEARRAPLVMVPVRLVRVSAQEPFKLEYTGDELVVNLSLEAKLKADFDIRLPAFDMEAEQPADELIRYFNAVGESVRLQKRWQVQANELVLGFFSFGKFLMFKDLDPQSWPAEKSPANHAVIGRLLRGGFGSDEPAFADDVNVDSVCAPGEVHFVKDADSSQTQAILEVRAGSNLVIQGPPGTGKSQTITNLIAELISQNKTVLFVAEKMAALEVVKRRLDESHLGDAVLELHSQRATKKSVLDELQRSLDHGRPLNDQGEQDIANLTEVQEELNRYCAVVSSEVGASGLQFLEVLGRYVRCKREWPALAPLDFKPMAAWNEALFLRRKERMRELQVHLKEMGRPDRSPFWGSTKTFFTPVDESAAADALQQSLQHVATLQSRADELSQRLMLSQPVTVQDIDVVCRAARRAAQAPRLQGVQLSTQDWQLRRDALRALIDAGQAMTALRKQFDAALVDVAWEQDLLPVRQVLLSHGSKWWRFLSGTFKQAKGRLQSLARGELPKAATDMLKMVDGVMAYQQHEKVFLQQETLGQALFGAQWQGRQSDWVVLDRLMSWVVSLHDDMGKGEIPAGIVDFLAGHADASGLGDVAQVIESLMADTKAGLTQVSSILGVSQLAGGQDLLTTPLARLGEQLTQWQSGLGTLRHMGRFNALAEQLRKEEMAQFVAQASVCEQPDQLGALLALSWYSGLLQSVYAENPTLQHFDRIQHEHRIARFRELDKASLRHAQTKLAAKVWAAKPNLNQPGEMGVLRAEFNKKKRHLPIRQLIHKAGRAIQQIKPVFMMSPMSIANFLPPGILEFDVVIFDEASQVKAVDAFGAILRGRQVVVVGDTRQMPPTDFFGRDVEVDDEDNTTGDIESILSMFKAAGCAERYLRWHYRSRHESLIAVSNAEFYDSKLVIFPTAGTDPMVTGIGFEHLPEALYDRGRTRTNKGEAKAVAQAVMAHAIERPQLSLGVAAFSAAQRDLIDVEVELLRRRTPQAEAFFSRHPSEPFFVKNLENIQGDERDAIFISIGYGRNETGKIAREFGPLNKEGGHRRLNVLISRAKMIMRVFCNFKAEDMDLDASAKHGVRALKNFLKYAETGQLEASYETGKAADSPFETEVMLALRELGHDIEPQVGTAGYFIDMAVRDPAKPGRYLLAIECDGAAYHSSRSARDRDRLRQGVLEGLGWTFHRIWSTDWFRNRQQEIKRVVAVIEAAKASEGRVVPAVAKDAAVVEHVIDRGEAGSDVEVEFSQPYVRAALSPVAGLELHLAPVGDLGRMVVRVANVEAPIHVSDLTRRLMEAFGVVRAGNRITARVQEALDHCVRGGRLVSRGDFVYMPGDAQFVPRDRSLFSASDKKIEWVAPEEIDAALQESVRLGYSLSMEDAVAEAIRLLGFGRATQKIGATVEERLEALVQAGALERVGMMVTLAASASFA; this is encoded by the coding sequence ATGAACTCAGACATCGCCACCAAACTGCACGCCAGTCGCAAGGAGTTGCTGGACATCGGCCTGCGCAACAACCTGGTCAGCTTCAAGAAGACGGCCAAGAATTTGGCTCTGCTACAGGCAGATGCCCGCGAGGTGTTCGAGGCGGTGTATGGTGAGGAAAAGGCGTTGTCCTTCTTCGCTGCTGAGGCCAAGCCCAAGCGTGCCGGCGCAACGGCGGCGAAGGGCCAAGGTGCCGTGGACACGGGTGATGAGGAACTGGGCTCCTCGGATCTGGAATTGCTGAGTGAGCTGAGCCAGGCCCGTGCCTTGGACGTTGCTGCTGCCGCTGCGCTTGACGAGCCCACGGCCAAGGCCCGCGGCAAGGCGGCCAAGGTACGGCTGCTGACTGCGCTGGATGAAGAGCGCTTGTTCTTGCAACTGCTCAAGATGCGCTCCGAGGCGCAAAGCTATGTGGAGGAGCAGGGTGTCAATGTGCTCTATCTGGCGCTGGGTTTCCTGCACTGGTATGAGAGCGACAGCTCAGAGGAGGCGCGCCGGGCGCCGCTGGTGATGGTGCCTGTGCGGCTGGTGCGGGTCAGCGCTCAAGAGCCGTTCAAGCTGGAGTACACCGGGGACGAGTTGGTGGTCAACCTGTCCCTTGAGGCCAAGCTGAAGGCCGACTTTGATATCCGCTTGCCGGCCTTCGATATGGAGGCTGAGCAGCCTGCCGATGAACTAATCCGGTACTTCAACGCAGTTGGTGAATCCGTTCGGCTGCAGAAGCGCTGGCAGGTGCAGGCGAACGAGTTGGTGCTGGGCTTTTTCTCCTTCGGCAAGTTCCTGATGTTCAAGGACCTGGACCCGCAGAGCTGGCCGGCTGAGAAGTCGCCCGCCAATCATGCGGTGATCGGGCGCCTGTTGCGGGGCGGCTTTGGCTCGGACGAGCCAGCCTTCGCTGATGACGTGAATGTGGACAGCGTGTGTGCGCCCGGCGAAGTGCATTTTGTGAAGGATGCCGACAGCAGCCAGACGCAAGCGATTCTGGAGGTGCGGGCGGGCTCCAATCTGGTGATCCAGGGGCCACCGGGCACGGGCAAGTCGCAAACCATTACCAACCTGATCGCCGAGCTGATCAGCCAGAACAAGACGGTTTTGTTTGTGGCCGAGAAGATGGCTGCGCTGGAGGTGGTGAAGCGCCGCCTGGACGAGAGCCATTTGGGTGACGCGGTGCTGGAGCTGCATAGCCAGCGTGCGACGAAGAAGTCGGTACTGGATGAGCTGCAGCGCTCGCTGGACCACGGCCGGCCGCTCAACGATCAGGGCGAGCAAGATATCGCCAACCTGACCGAGGTGCAGGAAGAGCTGAACCGCTATTGCGCTGTGGTTAGCAGTGAGGTGGGCGCCAGCGGGCTGCAATTTTTGGAGGTGCTGGGCCGCTATGTGCGCTGCAAGCGCGAGTGGCCGGCGCTGGCGCCGCTGGACTTCAAGCCCATGGCGGCATGGAACGAGGCGCTGTTCTTGCGACGCAAGGAACGCATGCGGGAACTGCAGGTGCATCTGAAGGAGATGGGTCGCCCTGATCGCAGCCCGTTCTGGGGTTCGACCAAGACCTTCTTCACGCCGGTGGATGAGAGCGCCGCCGCGGACGCGCTGCAACAGTCGCTCCAGCATGTGGCGACGCTGCAGAGCCGGGCCGATGAACTGTCGCAGCGTTTGATGCTGAGCCAGCCGGTGACGGTCCAGGACATTGATGTGGTCTGCCGTGCGGCGCGGCGGGCGGCTCAGGCACCACGGCTGCAAGGGGTTCAGCTGTCAACGCAGGACTGGCAGCTGCGGCGCGACGCTTTGCGGGCGCTGATTGATGCCGGCCAGGCGATGACCGCGCTGCGCAAGCAGTTCGATGCTGCGCTGGTGGACGTGGCTTGGGAGCAAGATTTGCTGCCGGTGCGCCAGGTGCTGCTGAGCCATGGCAGCAAATGGTGGCGCTTTCTGTCAGGCACGTTCAAGCAGGCCAAGGGGCGGCTGCAGTCTTTGGCTCGTGGTGAGCTTCCCAAGGCGGCCACCGACATGCTGAAGATGGTGGACGGCGTGATGGCCTACCAGCAGCATGAGAAGGTGTTCCTGCAGCAGGAGACGCTGGGCCAGGCCTTGTTTGGTGCGCAGTGGCAGGGCCGCCAGTCCGACTGGGTGGTGCTGGACCGGCTGATGAGCTGGGTGGTGAGCCTGCATGACGATATGGGCAAGGGCGAGATCCCGGCCGGCATCGTGGACTTCCTGGCCGGGCATGCGGACGCCAGTGGCTTGGGCGATGTGGCGCAGGTGATTGAGAGCCTGATGGCCGACACCAAGGCTGGCCTGACTCAGGTCTCAAGCATCTTGGGTGTGTCGCAGTTGGCTGGCGGGCAGGACTTGTTGACCACGCCCTTGGCGCGTTTGGGTGAACAGCTGACCCAGTGGCAAAGCGGCTTGGGCACGCTGCGGCATATGGGGCGCTTCAATGCCCTTGCGGAGCAACTGCGCAAAGAAGAGATGGCCCAGTTTGTGGCGCAGGCCTCGGTGTGCGAGCAGCCGGATCAACTGGGCGCCTTGCTGGCGCTGAGCTGGTATTCAGGCTTGCTGCAAAGCGTTTACGCGGAGAACCCGACGCTGCAACATTTCGACCGGATTCAGCATGAGCACCGGATTGCACGGTTCCGCGAGCTGGATAAGGCTTCGCTGCGCCATGCCCAGACGAAGCTGGCCGCCAAGGTCTGGGCCGCCAAGCCAAACTTGAATCAGCCGGGTGAGATGGGCGTGCTGCGGGCCGAGTTCAACAAGAAGAAGCGGCATTTACCGATCCGGCAGTTGATTCACAAGGCGGGGCGGGCGATCCAGCAGATCAAGCCGGTGTTCATGATGAGCCCGATGTCGATTGCCAACTTTTTGCCGCCGGGGATTCTTGAATTCGACGTGGTGATCTTCGACGAGGCCTCGCAGGTCAAGGCGGTGGATGCATTTGGCGCCATTCTGCGCGGCCGACAGGTGGTAGTTGTGGGTGACACGCGGCAGATGCCGCCGACCGACTTCTTTGGCCGCGATGTGGAGGTGGATGACGAGGACAACACCACAGGCGATATCGAGAGCATCTTGAGCATGTTCAAGGCGGCCGGCTGCGCGGAGCGCTATTTGCGCTGGCATTACCGCAGCCGCCATGAGTCCTTGATCGCCGTTTCTAATGCCGAGTTCTATGACAGCAAGCTGGTGATCTTCCCGACAGCCGGCACCGACCCCATGGTCACCGGCATCGGCTTTGAACACTTGCCAGAAGCCCTGTACGACCGGGGCCGCACCCGGACGAATAAAGGTGAGGCCAAGGCGGTGGCACAGGCGGTGATGGCGCATGCGATTGAGCGGCCGCAGTTGTCGCTGGGCGTGGCAGCTTTCAGCGCGGCCCAGCGCGACTTGATCGATGTGGAGGTGGAGCTGCTTCGCAGGCGCACGCCGCAGGCCGAGGCATTCTTCAGCCGCCACCCCAGCGAGCCCTTCTTCGTGAAGAACCTGGAGAACATTCAGGGCGATGAGCGTGATGCGATCTTCATCAGCATCGGCTATGGCCGCAACGAGACGGGCAAGATTGCGCGTGAGTTCGGCCCATTGAACAAAGAGGGCGGGCACCGCCGGCTGAACGTGCTGATCTCGCGGGCGAAGATGATCATGCGGGTGTTCTGCAACTTCAAGGCGGAGGACATGGATCTGGACGCCTCGGCCAAACATGGTGTGCGGGCCTTGAAGAACTTCTTGAAGTACGCGGAGACCGGCCAGTTGGAGGCGAGCTACGAGACCGGCAAGGCCGCTGACTCGCCGTTCGAGACCGAAGTGATGCTGGCGCTGCGCGAACTGGGGCACGACATCGAACCCCAGGTGGGGACTGCGGGCTATTTCATCGACATGGCTGTACGTGATCCGGCAAAGCCCGGGCGCTACTTGCTGGCGATTGAGTGCGATGGCGCGGCGTATCACAGCTCGCGTTCTGCGCGTGACCGTGACCGTTTGCGTCAGGGGGTGCTCGAAGGCTTGGGCTGGACCTTCCACCGTATCTGGAGCACCGACTGGTTCCGTAACCGGCAGCAGGAAATCAAGCGTGTGGTGGCAGTCATCGAGGCGGCCAAGGCAAGTGAAGGACGTGTTGTGCCGGCAGTGGCCAAGGATGCCGCAGTTGTTGAGCATGTGATTGACCGGGGCGAGGCTGGCAGCGATGTCGAGGTGGAGTTCTCGCAGCCTTATGTCCGGGCGGCTCTTTCGCCTGTCGCAGGGCTTGAGCTGCACCTGGCGCCCGTTGGCGACTTGGGCAGGATGGTGGTTCGGGTGGCCAACGTGGAGGCGCCGATTCACGTCAGTGACCTGACCCGCCGCTTGATGGAGGCCTTCGGCGTCGTGCGAGCAGGCAACCGCATCACGGCCCGGGTGCAAGAGGCGCTAGACCACTGCGTGCGCGGCGGCAGGCTCGTCTCGCGTGGCGACTTTGTCTACATGCCCGGAGATGCGCAGTTCGTTCCCCGCGATCGCTCATTGTTCAGTGCCAGCGACAAAAAGATTGAATGGGTGGCCCCGGAGGAGATCGATGCCGCGTTGCAGGAAAGCGTGCGCTTAGGCTACTCGCTGAGCATGGAGGATGCCGTGGCAGAGGCGATTCGGCTGCTGGGCTTTGGCCGGGCCACGCAGAAGATTGGTGCCACGGTGGAGGAGCGGCTGGAGGCTCTGGTTCAGGCGGGGGCGCTGGAACGAGTTGGCATGATGGTGACGCTGGCGGCCAGCGCGAGTTTTGCCTAG
- a CDS encoding restriction endonuclease subunit S → MSSDFRPVRLEELLQFANGRSSPDRDEAAMFPVFGSNGRIGMAAKSNSPSRTVVIGRVGTYCGSVHFSKQACWVTDNAIRATAKDDNDPEFLYYLLKHLNLNNWRSGSGQPLLNQGTLNAISTLVPAPPIQRRISSLIGAIDDRITLLRETNATLEAIAQALFKSWFVEFDPVRSNMASLQHGYFDAAVAALFPDDTETTEHGEIPESWHFAPLREMVHGVYDGPHATPPEAHEGGVFLGIKNLTGTSLDLSDVRHISEADWSQWTKRVTPRHGDIVFSYEATLGFFAMVPPGLRCCLGRRLALVRPLADSGTPHFWFHQFVAAPFQRLLDKHTIQGATVNRIALKSFPDLPVLVPPLELREAFERVAAPIWLRIHENSAQAMTLVRLRDTLLPRLISGQLRLPLAETEVEVA, encoded by the coding sequence ATGAGTTCTGACTTCCGCCCTGTACGTCTTGAAGAGTTGCTGCAGTTCGCGAACGGCCGCTCCAGTCCAGATCGAGACGAAGCTGCAATGTTCCCGGTGTTCGGATCAAACGGTCGCATCGGGATGGCCGCGAAATCGAACTCGCCTAGCCGCACAGTTGTGATCGGCCGCGTCGGCACGTACTGCGGATCGGTGCACTTTTCCAAGCAAGCCTGCTGGGTCACGGACAACGCCATACGTGCGACTGCCAAGGACGACAACGATCCCGAATTTCTGTACTACCTGCTCAAACACCTAAACCTGAACAACTGGCGCAGTGGCTCTGGGCAACCCCTGTTGAACCAGGGTACTTTGAATGCCATCTCTACTCTGGTCCCAGCGCCTCCAATCCAACGCCGCATATCCAGCTTGATTGGCGCAATCGACGACCGCATCACCCTCCTCCGCGAAACCAACGCCACGCTGGAAGCCATCGCCCAGGCGCTGTTCAAGTCCTGGTTCGTGGAATTCGACCCCGTGCGCAGCAACATGGCAAGTCTGCAGCATGGCTATTTTGATGCAGCAGTCGCCGCATTGTTTCCTGACGACACGGAGACCACTGAGCACGGTGAGATTCCTGAAAGCTGGCACTTCGCACCTCTTCGTGAGATGGTGCACGGGGTTTACGACGGGCCCCATGCGACGCCGCCTGAGGCACATGAGGGGGGCGTATTCCTCGGCATCAAGAATCTCACGGGCACCAGTCTGGATCTGAGCGATGTCCGTCACATTTCGGAAGCGGACTGGTCTCAATGGACCAAGCGCGTGACCCCGCGTCACGGCGACATCGTGTTTAGCTATGAAGCGACCTTGGGCTTTTTTGCCATGGTGCCCCCGGGGCTGCGTTGCTGCTTAGGCCGTCGTTTGGCCTTGGTGCGCCCGCTGGCAGATTCTGGAACACCTCACTTCTGGTTTCATCAGTTCGTAGCCGCGCCGTTTCAGCGACTGCTCGACAAGCACACCATTCAAGGGGCGACGGTAAATCGGATAGCGCTGAAGTCTTTTCCCGACCTGCCAGTTCTCGTTCCACCCCTTGAACTACGGGAAGCCTTTGAGCGTGTCGCTGCTCCGATCTGGCTGCGCATTCACGAGAACAGCGCCCAGGCCATGACCCTTGTCAGGCTACGTGACACGCTCCTCCCCCGACTGATCTCCGGTCAGCTGCGACTGCCGCTGGCTGAAACAGAGGTCGAAGTCGCTTGA
- a CDS encoding Fic family protein gives MPFERDQPFNDLPLLPPAAELETRAVLKQAIAANRMLANLRGLAAQIPNQGVLINSIVLQEARLSSEIENIVTTNDELYRADADADGKTDQHTKEVLRYRQALNHGFRELKGRPLSTNLFIEIVQIIKEVEFGIRKVPGTALKNERGEVIYTPPVGEAVIRDKLGNLESFMHAQDELDPLVKMAVMHYQFEAIHPFEDGNGRTGRILNLLYLVDQGLLDIPVLFLSRYIIANKPAYYEGLRRVTEAQDWESWILFMLLAVESTAQQTFEQVTRIRGLMEVVRGQVQTAAPAIYSKDLVEVIFAHPYTKIQFLVDAGIAKRQTASSYLQTLAGLGVLRASKQGREMYYINDALFAELVR, from the coding sequence ATGCCCTTTGAGCGCGATCAGCCGTTTAACGACTTGCCCCTGCTGCCGCCGGCCGCCGAGCTTGAAACGCGTGCGGTGCTGAAGCAGGCCATCGCTGCCAACCGGATGCTGGCCAATCTGCGCGGGCTGGCGGCACAGATTCCGAACCAGGGTGTCCTGATCAACAGCATCGTGCTGCAGGAGGCGCGGCTCTCATCCGAGATCGAGAACATCGTCACCACCAACGACGAGTTGTACCGAGCAGACGCCGACGCTGACGGCAAGACCGACCAGCACACTAAGGAAGTGCTGCGTTACCGCCAGGCCTTGAATCACGGCTTCCGCGAATTGAAGGGGCGACCCTTGAGTACCAATCTGTTCATCGAAATCGTGCAGATCATCAAGGAGGTGGAGTTCGGCATTCGCAAGGTGCCGGGCACGGCACTGAAGAACGAGCGTGGCGAGGTGATTTACACACCCCCAGTGGGCGAGGCGGTTATTCGCGACAAGTTGGGCAACTTGGAATCGTTCATGCATGCGCAAGATGAGCTTGACCCGCTCGTCAAGATGGCGGTGATGCATTACCAGTTCGAGGCGATCCACCCGTTTGAAGATGGCAACGGCCGCACCGGGCGCATTTTGAATTTGCTGTATCTGGTGGACCAGGGGCTTCTGGACATCCCGGTGCTTTTTTTGTCGCGCTACATCATTGCGAACAAGCCAGCTTATTACGAAGGGCTGCGGCGGGTGACCGAGGCACAGGACTGGGAGAGCTGGATCTTGTTCATGCTGCTAGCCGTGGAGAGTACAGCCCAGCAGACCTTTGAGCAGGTGACACGCATTCGCGGCCTGATGGAAGTGGTGCGCGGGCAGGTGCAAACAGCGGCACCAGCCATTTATAGCAAGGACTTGGTTGAGGTGATCTTTGCTCACCCGTATACCAAGATCCAGTTCTTAGTCGATGCTGGCATTGCCAAACGGCAGACGGCTTCAAGTTATCTGCAAACTTTGGCCGGCTTGGGTGTGCTGCGCGCCAGCAAGCAAGGGCGAGAGATGTATTACATCAACGATGCGCTGTTTGCGGAGTTGGTCCGCTGA